CGCCGCTTCATTGCCGACGCCGCCCATGAATTGCGCACGCCCCTGGCTGCCCTCTCCTTGCAGGTCGAAAATGCCGAACGCGCCGCCAGCTGGGATAGCTGCAGGCAGCGATTGCAGCAGGTAGACGCGGGTCTGGCACGCAGTCGCCATCTCCTCGATCAACTGCTCACCCTCGAGCGCCAACTTGCCGGCACGGAAAAGCGGGAAAGCATCGAACTTGGCGAATTGCTGCGGGAAATCCTTGGGGATCGCCTTCCAGTAGCGGAAAGCAAGGGCATCGATCTCGAATTGCAGATGCCCTCTGGCCCTTTGCCCCTTTACACCGAAGCCCTCGCGCTACGTGTACTGATCAGCAATGTTCTGGACAATGCGCTACGTTACGCGCCAGCCAAGAGTCTGGTAGCAGTACGAGTGCAGGCACACGAGGACACGTTGCAACTGGAGATTGAGGACGAAGGTCCGGGTATCCCCCCCGCCCAACGTGAGCTGATCTTCTCCCCCTTCCATCGCGCCGCGGATGCCGAGGGCGAAGGCACTGGCCTTGGGCTGGCCATTGTTGCCGCCGCCGCCAGGCGGCTGGGCGGCAGCATCGAATTGCGCGATGGTCACGCAGGTCGAGGGCTGCTGTTTCAGTACCGCCAGCCCTTAGCCGGAATGCCCCCAGCCGGTGTCGCATGAGAGGAGCACGTTCTCTATCGCTTGCCACGGGGATGCTGCTGCTCAGTGCTTGCGCCAGCTACCATCCGCTGCCACTGTCCACGCAGATCCCGCAGCCCAAGAGCCTCAGCGAGGCACTCGCCGCGGCCAACGCTGGAAATCATCTCCACACTGACGCAATCAATCTTCATGCCCCCCTGTCGGGCACGGCACTGGCGCAAATCGCTATCCTGCTCAATCCGCAACTGCGTGCTACCCGCGCCAAGCTGGGAGTTGCGAATGCGCAGGTCTTCGCCGCAGGGTTGCTACCCGATCCACAGCTTTCCCTCAGTGCCGATCTGCCGACCACTCCCGGCTACTATTCTGCCTACAGCTTGGGTCTGCAGTGGAGTCTGGCTAGCCTCTTCACCCGTTCTGCCAATCTTGCCATCGCCCGTGCGCAGGCTCGTTCCGTCCGCTATGACGTGGCCTGGCAGGAATGGCTGCTGGCCAATCAGGTCCGCATTCTGGCGCGCAAACTCTATTTTCTGCAGGAGCAGGAATCCATTGCCGCCGCCGCGACGCAGATCAGCGAGGAACTTTACCAGAAATCATCGGAGAATCTCCGCGCCGGGGATACGACCCTGCCCAACCATGCCCTGCGCCAGATTGCCTATGTGGACAGTCGGGATCGCGAACTGGCACTGCGCCGTCAGGTGGCCAAAACTCAACAAGAACTCAATGCACAGTTGGGACTACCTCCCAGCTTCCACCTCAACTTGGCGGCGCCACGAAGCCTGGCGAAACTGCCCCCCGAGAAGGAGCTCGTGCGCGAGGCACTACAGCATCGTCTCGATTTGGCGGCGCTGCGTGCCGGGTACGACGCCCAAGAGGCTCAGGTTCGGCGCGCCATCCTTGGTCAATACCCGGGCTTCAGCATTGGTGTCAACCACGCCGCCGACACCTCCAACGTGCAGACCTGGGGGCCGAGCATCACCTTCGACCTACCACTCTGGAACCGCAATCGCGCAGCCATCCGGCAGAGCGAGGCAACCCGCGCCGAATTGCACGCCGCCTATAGCGCCCGGCTTTTTCAGACACGCGCGGACATTGCGAGCCTGGTGCAGGACCTGCAGCGTTTGCGCCCGGAGATCACCCTCTTGCGCAGCCAATTGCCAGCGCTCGCGCAGGCGGAAAAGGTTTTGCGCCAGGCGGTAGCGGAGCACAACGCGACCCTCGTCGAATATGAAAGCGTCCGCAGCCAGCTGCTCGACAAAAAATTGCAACTCCTGAGCCTGGAAGGGGCGGCTACAGAAGATCAGGCCGCCCTGGAACTGGCCGTTGGCATTCCCTGGGAAAAATGGAGAAAAGCCCCATGAACTGGCAGCGTGCGCTGCAACTCACTGCCCTCACCGCCCTGGTTGGGCTTGCATCTCTGGCGGGCAACGCCGCGCCCTCGGCGCTGGTGCAGATCAGCCCGGTGCAGAGCAGGCTCTTCACCCACACTTTGCGCGCCTATGGCACCGTAGCCTTTGCCAGCCAGGCGGCCCACCTGCTCAGCGCACGTTGTGAAAGTGTCGTGCAACAGGTCTTGGTGGTTCCTGGGGAAAAGGTACGGAAAGGACAGCTACTACTGCGCCTCAGCGCCTCGCCCGCCGAGCAACTGCAGGTGGAACAGGCAAAAATCGATCTGCGATTTGCACAGAACGAATGGCAGCGCCAAAGCGATCTGCGGCAACGGCAGCTGGCCACCAATGCCCAGGTGCAGAGCGCGGCCCAAAATCTCGCCAAAGCCAAGGCACTACTGCAGAGCCTGGAGCAGCGCCAACAGTCCTTACAGGGAGGCGCCATTCGCGCCCCCATCGCCGGCGTCATTACCGCCGTCCCGGTCCAGGCGGGCAATACCGTCGCGGCGGGGCAATCCTTTCTCACCATCAACCCTGCGTCGGCGCGCGTTGTCGCCCTCGGTGTGGAGCCGCAAGATCTCGCCGAGGTGCATCCGGGAGCCAAGGTCGTCTTGCGCAGCCTGGAAGATCGTGGGCGATCCTGGTCCGCCAAGGTGCAACAGGTCCTGGCGCAAGTCGATCCGAACACGCGTCTTGCCGGGGTAATCGTACCCTTACCGGCGGACGCCCAAGCCCTTCCCGGCACCCTGCTCAGTGGCGAGATCACCCTTGCCCAGCAGCAGTCCCTGGCCATTCCCGACTCCGCTGTCCTGCGCGAGCATGGACGGTCCTATTGCTTCGTCGATGCGCACGGTATCGCGCAAAAGCGCTGGATCGAAACCGGCTGGCAGGAGGGGAAATGGATCGAG
This sequence is a window from Acidithiobacillus sp. AMEEHan. Protein-coding genes within it:
- a CDS encoding efflux RND transporter periplasmic adaptor subunit, translating into MNWQRALQLTALTALVGLASLAGNAAPSALVQISPVQSRLFTHTLRAYGTVAFASQAAHLLSARCESVVQQVLVVPGEKVRKGQLLLRLSASPAEQLQVEQAKIDLRFAQNEWQRQSDLRQRQLATNAQVQSAAQNLAKAKALLQSLEQRQQSLQGGAIRAPIAGVITAVPVQAGNTVAAGQSFLTINPASARVVALGVEPQDLAEVHPGAKVVLRSLEDRGRSWSAKVQQVLAQVDPNTRLAGVIVPLPADAQALPGTLLSGEITLAQQQSLAIPDSAVLREHGRSYCFVDAHGIAQKRWIETGWQEGKWIEVRHGLHAGEAVVSLGNYELQEGMSLRLEGKS
- a CDS encoding TolC family protein, producing MRGARSLSLATGMLLLSACASYHPLPLSTQIPQPKSLSEALAAANAGNHLHTDAINLHAPLSGTALAQIAILLNPQLRATRAKLGVANAQVFAAGLLPDPQLSLSADLPTTPGYYSAYSLGLQWSLASLFTRSANLAIARAQARSVRYDVAWQEWLLANQVRILARKLYFLQEQESIAAAATQISEELYQKSSENLRAGDTTLPNHALRQIAYVDSRDRELALRRQVAKTQQELNAQLGLPPSFHLNLAAPRSLAKLPPEKELVREALQHRLDLAALRAGYDAQEAQVRRAILGQYPGFSIGVNHAADTSNVQTWGPSITFDLPLWNRNRAAIRQSEATRAELHAAYSARLFQTRADIASLVQDLQRLRPEITLLRSQLPALAQAEKVLRQAVAEHNATLVEYESVRSQLLDKKLQLLSLEGAATEDQAALELAVGIPWEKWRKAP
- a CDS encoding ATP-binding protein yields the protein MSTAAPSLQRRLFWTLSFWLILGGVIAAAVDYGLAYEDAKHLQDATLAEIAQWVDPAHLPQHDLRAPWFRHKQNHIDHDEEFGRVIVERVGIDQNNDALPIPSKWKPGFHHLQAKGEHWRVFLAALPSGDRLAVAQPISVLQEAAWDGAQQSIWPILLLLPIVLLALRWQVYSVFRPLRRLARELSALQPDKAQIRLPSTPVPRELLPFWLAIQELLQRVADLMQTERRFIADAAHELRTPLAALSLQVENAERAASWDSCRQRLQQVDAGLARSRHLLDQLLTLERQLAGTEKRESIELGELLREILGDRLPVAESKGIDLELQMPSGPLPLYTEALALRVLISNVLDNALRYAPAKSLVAVRVQAHEDTLQLEIEDEGPGIPPAQRELIFSPFHRAADAEGEGTGLGLAIVAAAARRLGGSIELRDGHAGRGLLFQYRQPLAGMPPAGVA